A region from the Hyalangium minutum genome encodes:
- a CDS encoding ADOP family duplicated permease: MPQSDPRNGDLPEVPRLPLTLLRVCLPYSERDEVIAELSAEFTARHVREGRRAARAWLWRQVLGSVPPLARRTFSRGWTGFEPASSRLRPGGPLMESLIIDLRYAARRLRSRPTYALLAVLTLALGVGGTAAAFGLVRGLLMTPLPYANEERLGLFWNPGDWSEREFLHLSPDWSGFSGVAAFTVRDLPLRRGADSAPELISAVNTTAGLFDVLGVRPALGRGFEPNEDRPGAAPAVVLSYALFESLGAQPSLVGSTVELDGTTHTVVGVTPKGFWFPDPTVRAWRVEQLNEEDGSGNYALVGRRAPGTEGAALDLALKRMASRLGERFQYPAQWDKTRAPALTPLREHLLGPLQLPLLATLTAMAVLLLIACANVTALMLGQVDARATELAVRMALGADGRRMTQQLLAEALLLGLSAAGVGAVIAAQGFRLLSSALPLGPLAARGSLDWGVFFASLVLALLAALGVAMLPAWSLRKSHPQRALGNARTGGIGARGGRTEGALVVGQVALAVLLTAGAALLVRSVANLRAIDPGVDTGSVAVLDVVMEANVAPEARRRMLAELETGLAAVPGARAAGVTQKLPLRGSGDSWGMALEDKPDLPRTTTYVRLVTPGYFATAGIQLLEGRLLSTDDREGSELAVVVNHALAAKYFPGESPLGRRIASGSGQWARVVGVVEDVAEAGLTDGPVPARYMLYAQLTDYTPTRHTLVLRAQPGHDPAALLEDARRQLAAVAPSVAVQRTTTLEAVFAQAIGPARQVMSVLVLLTALAVVLGAVGVYGVTAHFVRRRQRDLGIRIALGLSPSRLIAQVVGRGGALVLTGSVIGTIAALILARLLSTFLYGISAVDPLSLAGATLTLLAVGVAAALLPAWRASRLDPAAVFRES, translated from the coding sequence GAGGAATGGAGACCTCCCGGAGGTCCCCCGTCTCCCTCTGACGCTGCTGCGCGTGTGCCTTCCCTACTCCGAACGGGACGAGGTGATTGCCGAGCTGTCGGCTGAGTTCACTGCCCGGCACGTCCGGGAGGGCCGGCGGGCGGCGCGGGCGTGGCTGTGGCGGCAAGTGCTCGGGTCGGTACCGCCGCTGGCGCGGCGCACATTCTCTCGCGGCTGGACCGGCTTCGAGCCGGCCTCCAGCCGTCTCCGCCCAGGAGGGCCTCTGATGGAGAGCCTCATCATTGATCTGCGGTACGCGGCGCGGCGCCTGCGGTCCCGTCCCACCTATGCCCTGCTGGCGGTGCTCACCCTGGCGCTGGGCGTGGGCGGAACGGCGGCGGCGTTCGGGCTGGTGCGAGGCCTGCTGATGACGCCCCTGCCCTACGCCAACGAGGAGCGGCTGGGCCTGTTCTGGAATCCGGGGGACTGGTCCGAGCGGGAGTTCCTCCACCTGTCGCCCGACTGGTCCGGGTTCAGCGGTGTGGCGGCGTTCACGGTGAGGGACTTGCCGCTGCGGCGCGGCGCGGACTCGGCGCCCGAGCTGATCTCGGCCGTCAACACGACCGCTGGGCTCTTCGACGTGCTCGGAGTGCGTCCGGCGCTCGGCCGCGGCTTCGAGCCCAACGAGGACCGTCCGGGGGCCGCACCGGCAGTGGTCCTCAGCTACGCGCTCTTCGAGTCGCTCGGTGCGCAGCCGTCGCTGGTGGGGAGCACGGTGGAGCTCGATGGGACGACACACACGGTGGTGGGGGTGACGCCCAAGGGCTTCTGGTTCCCGGACCCCACGGTGCGCGCGTGGCGGGTGGAGCAACTGAACGAGGAGGATGGCTCGGGCAACTACGCGCTGGTGGGACGGCGCGCACCGGGGACGGAGGGGGCCGCGCTCGACCTGGCGCTGAAGCGGATGGCCTCGCGGCTCGGCGAGCGCTTCCAGTACCCGGCGCAGTGGGACAAGACGCGCGCGCCTGCGCTGACGCCCCTGCGAGAGCACCTGCTCGGACCGCTCCAGCTGCCGTTGCTGGCGACGCTCACGGCGATGGCAGTGCTGTTGCTCATCGCGTGCGCCAACGTCACGGCCCTGATGCTCGGGCAGGTGGACGCCCGTGCGACCGAGCTGGCGGTCCGGATGGCGCTGGGCGCGGATGGCCGGAGGATGACGCAGCAGTTGCTCGCGGAGGCGCTCCTGTTGGGGCTGTCGGCGGCGGGAGTGGGCGCGGTGATTGCCGCGCAGGGCTTCCGGCTCCTTTCTTCGGCACTCCCACTCGGACCGCTGGCCGCACGGGGCTCACTGGACTGGGGGGTGTTCTTCGCCTCGCTGGTGCTGGCGCTCTTGGCGGCACTGGGGGTGGCGATGCTGCCGGCCTGGTCGCTGCGGAAGTCCCATCCTCAGCGTGCGCTGGGGAACGCGCGGACAGGCGGCATTGGTGCGCGTGGAGGACGGACCGAGGGTGCGCTGGTGGTGGGACAGGTGGCGCTCGCGGTGCTACTGACGGCGGGAGCGGCGCTGCTCGTGCGCTCGGTGGCGAACCTGCGCGCCATCGATCCGGGCGTGGACACGGGCAGTGTGGCGGTGCTGGACGTGGTGATGGAGGCGAACGTCGCTCCCGAGGCGCGGCGGCGGATGCTGGCGGAGCTGGAGACGGGGCTCGCGGCAGTGCCAGGCGCTCGGGCGGCGGGAGTGACGCAGAAGCTGCCCCTGCGGGGCTCGGGTGACAGTTGGGGAATGGCACTGGAGGACAAGCCAGACCTTCCGCGCACCACCACCTATGTGCGGCTGGTAACGCCTGGGTATTTCGCGACGGCGGGGATCCAGCTGCTCGAGGGCCGTCTGCTGAGCACGGACGACCGCGAGGGCTCGGAGCTCGCAGTCGTCGTCAACCACGCGCTCGCCGCGAAGTACTTCCCGGGCGAGAGCCCACTGGGGCGGCGAATCGCCTCGGGGAGCGGCCAGTGGGCGCGAGTCGTCGGCGTGGTGGAGGACGTGGCGGAGGCGGGGCTCACGGATGGGCCAGTCCCGGCGCGGTACATGCTCTATGCTCAGCTGACGGACTACACGCCGACCCGGCACACGCTGGTGCTCCGCGCGCAGCCGGGCCACGATCCCGCGGCGCTGCTCGAGGACGCTCGCCGCCAGCTGGCCGCTGTGGCGCCTTCCGTCGCCGTGCAGCGCACCACCACACTGGAGGCGGTGTTCGCGCAGGCAATCGGTCCCGCGCGGCAGGTGATGTCCGTGCTGGTGCTGCTCACGGCGCTCGCGGTGGTGCTGGGCGCGGTGGGTGTGTACGGCGTCACGGCGCACTTCGTCCGCCGGCGCCAGAGGGACCTGGGCATCCGCATCGCCCTGGGGCTGAGCCCGTCTCGCCTGATAGCGCAGGTGGTGGGCCGGGGCGGAGCGCTGGTGCTGACCGGAAGCGTGATCGGCACCATCGCGGCGCTCATCCTGGCGAGGCTGCTCTCCACCTTCCTATACGGCATCAGCGCGGTGGACCCGCTCTCACTGGCGGGAGCCACCCTGACGCTGCTGGCTGTCGGAGTGGCCGCAGCGCTGCTGCCCGCCTGGCGTGCCAGCCGCCTCGATCCGGCGGCCGTGTTCCGCGAGAGTTAG
- a CDS encoding HAD family hydrolase, which translates to MPSTPALTSIGFDADDTLWQNEHFYRLTEQRFTEFLADHAEPHHLSARLLEAEKRNLQHYGFGIKGFTLSMIETAIEVTEGRVPASVIQQILLAGREMHSHPVETMPHVRETLEQLAGSYRIILITKGDLFDQERKLAQSGLGDLFNAVEIVSDKTAATYQRIFARHGDGPERSMMVGNSLKSDVIPAIQAGSWGVYVPHTHTWALEHAEAPLHEPRFKQLAHLGELLGVLEQFGAAR; encoded by the coding sequence ATGCCTTCCACTCCCGCCCTCACGTCCATCGGCTTCGATGCCGACGACACGCTCTGGCAGAACGAGCACTTCTACCGGCTGACCGAGCAGCGCTTCACGGAGTTCCTCGCCGATCACGCCGAGCCCCACCACCTCTCCGCCCGGCTGCTCGAGGCCGAGAAGCGCAACCTCCAGCACTACGGCTTCGGCATCAAGGGCTTCACCCTCTCGATGATCGAGACGGCCATTGAGGTCACCGAGGGCCGCGTCCCCGCCTCCGTCATCCAGCAGATCCTCCTCGCGGGCCGTGAGATGCACAGCCACCCGGTGGAGACCATGCCCCATGTCCGGGAGACCCTGGAGCAACTGGCCGGCTCCTACCGGATCATCCTCATCACCAAGGGAGACCTCTTCGACCAGGAGCGCAAGCTCGCCCAGTCCGGGCTCGGCGACCTGTTCAACGCGGTCGAGATCGTCAGTGACAAGACCGCGGCCACCTACCAGCGCATCTTCGCCCGCCACGGCGATGGTCCCGAGCGCAGCATGATGGTCGGCAACTCCCTGAAATCCGACGTCATCCCGGCCATCCAGGCCGGAAGCTGGGGCGTCTACGTGCCGCACACCCATACGTGGGCGCTCGAGCACGCCGAGGCTCCCCTCCACGAGCCTCGCTTCAAGCAGCTGGCCCACCTGGGAGAACTCCTCGGCGTGCTGGAGCAGTTCGGCGCGGCCCGCTGA
- a CDS encoding GlsB/YeaQ/YmgE family stress response membrane protein, with protein MGIIAFLVIGLIAGLIARALMPGNQSMGLLATTLLGIAGSFVGGFVASLFYTDGRVFDLHPTGLIFSVIGSMLLLLLVGMAGRSRRVRV; from the coding sequence ATGGGTATCATCGCGTTTCTGGTGATTGGTCTGATCGCGGGCCTGATTGCTCGCGCGCTCATGCCGGGGAATCAGTCCATGGGGCTGTTGGCGACCACGCTGCTGGGCATCGCCGGCTCGTTCGTGGGCGGCTTCGTGGCTTCGCTGTTCTACACGGATGGCCGTGTGTTCGACCTGCATCCGACGGGGCTCATCTTCTCGGTGATCGGCTCGATGTTGTTGCTGTTGCTGGTGGGGATGGCTGGCCGCAGCCGTCGCGTCCGAGTCTGA
- the radA gene encoding DNA repair protein RadA: MAKAKTHYTCQACGYQTAKWLGKCPDCGAWSSLLEETESKVDEKRPAWGASGGAAKPVLLKDVSGEVEARRRTGIAEFDRVLGGGVVDGSLVLLGGDPGIGKSTLLLAALDRLSRHGPVLYVSGEESLRQTKMRAERLRVESQLLHLFAETDANRVLSAAEALKPAALVVDSIQTMYLPELGNAPGSITQVREVAGRLMAFAKRSGVPTFIVGHVTKEGSIAGPRVLEHMVDTVLYFEGERGHPFRILRAHKNRFGSTNEIGVFEMKGLGLVEVPDPSALFLAERPVGKSGSVVTSTLNGTRPLLVEVQALVAPTGYGTARRTAIGVDGNRVALLAAVLEKKEDIPLVGCDLFVNVAGGMQLSEPACDLAVCAALVSSLQNRPMDPHTLVLGEVGLAGEVRAVGQVEPRLAEAVKMGFQRVVLPSGSARRLEEKKLQVVPVETLSEALRALFD, encoded by the coding sequence ATGGCGAAGGCAAAGACGCACTACACCTGCCAGGCGTGCGGGTACCAAACGGCGAAGTGGCTCGGGAAGTGTCCGGACTGCGGCGCCTGGAGCTCGCTGCTGGAGGAAACCGAGTCAAAGGTGGACGAGAAGCGCCCGGCCTGGGGCGCCTCGGGCGGAGCCGCCAAGCCCGTGCTGCTCAAGGACGTGAGCGGTGAAGTGGAAGCCCGCCGCCGCACCGGCATCGCCGAGTTCGACCGCGTGCTGGGCGGCGGCGTGGTGGATGGCTCGCTGGTGCTGCTCGGAGGTGATCCCGGCATCGGCAAGTCCACGCTGCTGCTGGCGGCGCTGGACCGGCTCTCCCGCCATGGGCCCGTGCTCTACGTGTCCGGAGAGGAGAGCCTGCGGCAGACGAAGATGCGCGCCGAGCGGCTGCGCGTGGAGAGCCAGTTGCTGCATCTCTTCGCGGAGACGGACGCGAACCGGGTGCTGAGCGCGGCCGAGGCCCTCAAGCCCGCGGCGCTGGTGGTGGACTCCATCCAGACGATGTACCTGCCAGAGCTGGGCAACGCGCCGGGCAGCATCACCCAGGTGCGCGAGGTGGCCGGGAGGCTGATGGCTTTCGCCAAGCGCTCGGGGGTGCCCACCTTCATCGTGGGCCATGTGACGAAGGAGGGCTCCATCGCGGGCCCGCGCGTGCTGGAACACATGGTGGACACCGTCCTCTATTTCGAGGGCGAGCGGGGACACCCGTTCCGCATTCTCCGCGCGCACAAGAACCGCTTCGGCTCCACCAACGAGATCGGCGTCTTCGAGATGAAGGGCCTGGGGCTGGTGGAGGTACCGGACCCGTCCGCCCTCTTCCTGGCGGAGCGGCCCGTGGGCAAGTCCGGCAGCGTGGTGACGTCCACGCTCAATGGCACCCGGCCACTGCTGGTGGAAGTCCAAGCCCTGGTGGCGCCCACCGGCTACGGCACGGCGCGGCGCACGGCCATCGGCGTGGATGGCAACCGCGTGGCGCTGCTGGCGGCGGTGCTGGAGAAGAAGGAAGACATCCCCCTGGTGGGATGTGATCTGTTCGTCAACGTGGCAGGCGGCATGCAGCTGTCCGAGCCCGCGTGCGACCTGGCCGTGTGCGCGGCGCTCGTGTCCAGCCTGCAGAACCGTCCCATGGACCCGCACACGCTGGTGTTGGGAGAGGTAGGCCTGGCAGGCGAGGTGCGCGCGGTGGGTCAAGTGGAGCCCCGGCTCGCCGAGGCCGTGAAGATGGGCTTCCAACGCGTGGTGCTCCCCAGCGGCAGCGCGCGGCGGCTGGAAGAGAAGAAGCTCCAAGTGGTGCCCGTGGAGACACTCAGCGAGGCCTTGCGCGCGCTGTTCGACTGA
- a CDS encoding cation:proton antiporter yields the protein MHGAHDLLKAIALVMCVAAVTTVLFQRLRQPVVLGYILAGLIVGPYLPIPLVADTGIVQTLSELGVILLMFSLGLEFSLRKLFAVGPTAGLTAVIQCSIMVWLGFVLGRAFGWTSLESIFAGALIAISSTTIIAKAFDEQKIRGRLRELVVGVLIVEDLIAILLMALLTGISTGSGLSAGDLALTLGKLAAFLVGLVAVGLLIVPRIIRAVVKLNRPETTLVASVGLCFAIALLAQAFGYSVALGAFLAGSLVAESGEEKEVEHLIQPVRDVFAAIFFVSVGMMIDPAIIGRYWVAIVAFTVVVILGKIVSVTLGAFLTGNGTRTSVQAGMSLAQIGEFSFIIASLGLSLKATGDFIYPIAVAVSAITTLTTPMFIRASGPAANWVDRKLPKPLQTFVALYGSWLEQLREAPRKQTLGSSVRRNIGLLLVDAALLVGLVIGTSLALGKITHRVEEQVGLSESLAEKLVIAGAVILALPFLVGIVRVARRLAGELAAVALPLRAEGKTDLAAAPRRVLVLTLQVIIVLLVGAPVVAFTQPFLRGYTGPLIVLGLLGVLGVALWRSTTNLHGHVRAGAQVIVEALAAQSHAKAPGTEHSAPALEKVQVLLPGLGTPTPVRLEEASPAVGKSLAELNLRGLTGATVLAIHRGGENVSVPTAGEVLKPGDVLALAGTHDAVEAAKGLLAPLPEAPVMPGPSENLA from the coding sequence ATGCACGGCGCCCATGATCTTCTGAAGGCCATCGCGTTGGTGATGTGCGTCGCTGCGGTCACCACGGTGTTGTTCCAGCGGCTGCGCCAGCCGGTGGTGCTCGGGTACATCCTGGCGGGCCTCATCGTTGGTCCCTATCTCCCCATTCCGCTGGTCGCGGACACGGGCATCGTCCAGACGCTGTCAGAGCTGGGCGTCATCCTCCTGATGTTTTCGCTAGGGCTGGAATTCAGCCTGCGCAAGCTGTTCGCGGTGGGACCCACCGCGGGGCTCACGGCCGTCATCCAGTGCAGCATCATGGTGTGGCTGGGCTTCGTGCTGGGCCGAGCCTTTGGGTGGACGTCCCTCGAGAGCATCTTCGCGGGGGCGCTCATCGCCATCTCCAGTACGACGATCATCGCCAAGGCCTTCGATGAGCAGAAGATCCGCGGGAGGCTGCGCGAGCTCGTCGTCGGTGTGCTCATCGTCGAGGACCTCATCGCGATTCTCCTCATGGCGCTGCTCACGGGTATCTCCACAGGGAGCGGCCTGTCGGCCGGAGATCTGGCCCTCACCCTGGGGAAGCTGGCGGCGTTCCTGGTGGGGCTGGTCGCCGTGGGGCTGCTGATCGTCCCTCGAATCATCCGCGCGGTGGTCAAGCTCAACCGGCCGGAGACGACGCTCGTGGCGAGCGTGGGGCTGTGCTTCGCGATCGCGCTGCTGGCGCAGGCGTTCGGCTACTCGGTGGCGCTGGGGGCGTTCCTGGCGGGCTCGCTGGTGGCCGAGTCCGGCGAGGAGAAGGAGGTGGAGCACCTCATTCAGCCGGTGCGGGACGTGTTCGCGGCCATCTTCTTCGTCTCGGTGGGCATGATGATCGACCCGGCGATCATCGGGCGCTACTGGGTGGCCATCGTGGCATTCACGGTCGTGGTCATCCTGGGGAAGATCGTCAGCGTCACCCTTGGGGCTTTCCTCACAGGCAATGGCACCCGTACTTCCGTGCAAGCCGGGATGAGCCTCGCGCAGATCGGCGAGTTCTCCTTCATCATCGCCAGCCTGGGCCTGTCGCTGAAGGCGACCGGGGATTTTATCTACCCCATCGCGGTGGCGGTCTCCGCCATCACCACGTTGACGACGCCCATGTTCATCCGCGCCTCGGGGCCTGCGGCGAACTGGGTGGACCGCAAGCTGCCCAAGCCGCTTCAGACCTTCGTGGCGCTCTATGGGAGTTGGCTCGAGCAGCTCCGCGAGGCCCCTCGGAAGCAGACGCTCGGCTCCAGCGTTCGGCGGAACATCGGCCTGCTGCTCGTCGACGCGGCGCTCCTGGTCGGGCTGGTGATTGGAACCTCACTGGCGCTGGGGAAGATCACCCATCGCGTCGAGGAGCAAGTGGGACTCAGTGAGTCACTGGCGGAGAAGCTCGTCATCGCCGGAGCGGTCATTCTGGCGCTGCCGTTCCTCGTGGGGATTGTCCGGGTGGCACGGCGGCTCGCGGGAGAGCTGGCGGCGGTGGCGCTCCCGTTGCGGGCGGAGGGAAAGACCGATCTGGCGGCGGCTCCCCGGCGGGTGCTCGTCCTCACGCTGCAGGTCATCATCGTGCTCCTGGTGGGCGCGCCCGTCGTCGCGTTCACGCAGCCGTTCCTCCGGGGCTACACCGGGCCACTCATCGTGCTGGGGCTCCTCGGCGTGCTGGGCGTGGCGCTCTGGCGCAGCACCACGAACCTGCACGGACACGTGCGGGCAGGGGCGCAAGTCATCGTGGAGGCGCTCGCCGCGCAGTCCCACGCGAAGGCTCCGGGGACGGAGCACTCCGCTCCGGCCCTGGAGAAGGTGCAGGTGCTGCTGCCCGGCCTTGGGACGCCCACGCCAGTGCGGCTGGAGGAGGCGAGCCCCGCGGTGGGAAAGAGCCTCGCGGAGCTGAACCTGCGAGGCTTGACGGGAGCGACTGTGCTCGCCATCCATCGAGGAGGGGAGAACGTCTCCGTCCCCACGGCTGGAGAGGTGCTCAAGCCGGGGGATGTGCTGGCCCTGGCGGGGACGCACGACGCCGTGGAGGCGGCCAAGGGCCTGCTGGCGCCTCTTCCCGAGGCCCCCGTCATGCCGGGCCCGTCGGAGAACCTCGCGTAG